One genomic segment of Acanthochromis polyacanthus isolate Apoly-LR-REF ecotype Palm Island chromosome 9, KAUST_Apoly_ChrSc, whole genome shotgun sequence includes these proteins:
- the kif2c gene encoding kinesin-like protein KIF2C isoform X2: MESNLSRLVGLSVQISRSDGRVHLATVKSVDTVKSTVMAEWYERKICRGKEVEVSELCTLNPELLGLINAVTNTATGQPTPAADKKYEGRLRSSRIPGPISSTIPSTAAAKAEESVATRSQVRQTCLFQVPAPVSVPVPTTESTMANSEAAQPDLPPSTVLTKSAIPNQQRRKNDSKLAPLLPIVRDGVKENDEPERLPSSANKGRRKSVAPQEINKGNKRLSCLVKPPDMQTKKGKFGEASRPNQKFYEMIQDFRETLEITPVSASDLIEPHRICVCVRKRPLNKQEVIKKEIDVVTVPGKGALLVHEPKHKVDLTKYLDNQVFHFDYSFDETATNDLVYKFTARPLVQSIFEGGMATCFAYGQTGSGKTHTMGGDFTGRHQNSAKGIYALAAQDVFTYLNHRKYAHLELCAYVSFFEIYNGKVYDLLNKKAKLRVLEDDRQQVQVVGLEEVYVSTAEDVIKMIEMGSACRTSGQTSANANSSRSHAILQIVLRRNDRTAMLHGKFSLVDLAGNERGTDVSSNDRSTLVETAEINRSLLALKECIRSLGMNSDHIPFRMSTLTKVLRDSFIGEKSRTCMIAMVSPGMSSCEYTMNTLRYADRVKELNGHSKGSRAPKAQEPINSSSEEESVEDTSVYDAISQVAELEEKVYSELKRAGELVNAMDQISYNIEAGLPDLMDHSRKLLNTVLALQSAVDQERMARLNH, translated from the exons ATGGAGAGTAACCTGTCCAGACTTGTTGGACTTTCTGTACAGATAAGTCGCAGTGATG GTCGTGTGCATTTGGCCACGGTGAAATCCGTTGATACCGTCAAGTCCACGGTTATGGCGGAGTGGTATGAGAGGAAAATTTGCCGAGGGAAGGAG GTTGAAGTGAGTGAGTTATGTACCCTCAATCCAGAGCTCTTGGGCCTTATAAACGCTGTCACCAACACAGCTACTGGCCAGCCCACACCTGCTGCAGACAAG AAATATGAGGGGCGACTGCGTTCATCCAGAATTCCTGGCCCTATCTCGT CCACTATTCCATCTACAGCAGCCGCCAAGGCTGAAGAGTCAG TTGCCACTCGGTCTCAGGTCCGGCAGACCTGCTTGTTCCAGGTCCCAGCACCTGTTTCAGTACCAGTCCCGACCACAGAGTCCACGATGGCAAACTCTGAGGCAGCCCAGCCTGATCTCCCCCCATCAACAGTCCTCACAAAATCTG cCATTCCTAATCAGCAACGCAGAAAGAATGATTCTAAACTGGCACCATTGTTGCCGATAGTCCGTGACGGCGTAAAAGAAAATGATGAACCTGAGAGATTGCCTTCATCTGCAAACAAAG GCAGAAGAAAATCTGTGGCTCCTCAGGAAATCAACAAAGGCAACAAAAGGCTGTCTTGTCTTGTAAAGCCCCCTGATATGCAGACCAAGAAGGGAAAG TTTGGAGAGGCTTCTCGGCCAAACCAGAAGTTTTATGAAATGATTCAGGACTTCAGAGAGACCTTGGAAATTACTCCTGTGTCAGCTAGTGACCTG ATTGAGCCCCAcaggatttgtgtgtgtgttcggaAGCGGCCACTCAACAAGCAAG AGGTCATTAAGAAGGAGATCGATGTGGTGACTGTACCTGGCAAAGGTGCATTACTTGTCCATGAACCCAAACACAAGGTGGACCTCACCAAGTATTTGGACAACCAAGTCTTCCACTTTGACTACTCATTTGATGAGACTGCCACCAATGACCTGGTTTACAA gttCACAGCCAGGCCATTGGTGCAGTCCATTTTTGAAGGTGGGATGGCCACATGCTTTGCCTATGGCCAGACTGGAAGTGGTAAGACTCAT ACAATGGGAGGTGATTTCACAGGGAGGCATCAGAACAGCGCTAAAGGCATCTATGCCTTAGCAG CCCAGGATGTTTTCACCTACCTCAACCATCGGAAGTATGCTCATCTGGAGCTGTGTGCGTATGTCAGCTTCTTTGAGATTTACAATGGCAAG GTATATGACCTGCTGAATAAGAAAGCCAAGCTCCGTGTTTTGGAGGATGACCGACAGCAGGTCCAGGTGGTGGGCCTGGAGGAGGTCTACGTGTCGACGGCAGAAGATGTCATCAAGATGATAGAGATGGGTAGTGCATGCAG GACatcaggtcagacctcggcaaaCGCCAACTCCTCTCGCTCTCATGCAATCCTCCAGATTGTGCTGCGGCGCAACGACCGCACAGCCATGCTGCACGGCAAATTTTCGTTGGTCGATTTGGCCGGCAATGAGCGCGGCACAGATGTCAGCAGCAATGACCGCAGCACTTTGGTTGAAACGGCCGAGATAAACCGCAGCCTCCTGGCTCTGAAG GAGTGTATCCGTTCACTGGGAATGAACAGTGATCACATTCCTTTCCGGATGAGCACTTTGACCAAAGTTCTCAGGGATTCCTTCATTGGAGAGAAGTCCAGGACCTGCATG ATTGCTATGGTGTCTCCGGGCATGTCATCATGTGAATATACAATGAACACACTACGTTATGCTGACAG AGTGAAGGAGCTGAATGGCCATTCCAAGGGGAGCAGAGCCCCAAAGGCACAAGAGCCAATAAATAGCTCGTCAGAGGAG GAATCTGTTGAGGATACCAGTGTCTACGATGCCATATCTCAGGTGGCTGAACTGGAGGAAAAAGTGTATTCAGAGCTCAAG AGGGCTGGTGAGCTTGTAAATGCAATGGACCAAATCTCGTACAACATCGAGGCCGGGCTTCCTGACCTGATGGATCATTCCCGGAAGTTGCTGA ACACAGTCCTGGCTTTGCAGTCTGCTGTGGATCAGGAGCGAATGGCGAGACTGAACCACTGA
- the kif2c gene encoding kinesin-like protein KIF2C isoform X3: MESNLSRLVGLSVQISRSDGRVHLATVKSVDTVKSTVMAEWYERKICRGKEVEVSELCTLNPELLGLINAVTNTATGQPTPAADKKYEGRLRSSRIPGPISFATRSQVRQTCLFQVPAPVSVPVPTTESTMANSEAAQPDLPPSTVLTKSAIPNQQRRKNDSKLAPLLPIVRDGVKENDEPERLPSSANKGRRKSVAPQEINKGNKRLSCLVKPPDMQTKKGKFGEASRPNQKFYEMIQDFRETLEITPVSASDLIEPHRICVCVRKRPLNKQEVIKKEIDVVTVPGKGALLVHEPKHKVDLTKYLDNQVFHFDYSFDETATNDLVYKFTARPLVQSIFEGGMATCFAYGQTGSGKTHTMGGDFTGRHQNSAKGIYALAAQDVFTYLNHRKYAHLELCAYVSFFEIYNGKVYDLLNKKAKLRVLEDDRQQVQVVGLEEVYVSTAEDVIKMIEMGSACRTSGQTSANANSSRSHAILQIVLRRNDRTAMLHGKFSLVDLAGNERGTDVSSNDRSTLVETAEINRSLLALKECIRSLGMNSDHIPFRMSTLTKVLRDSFIGEKSRTCMIAMVSPGMSSCEYTMNTLRYADRVKELNGHSKGSRAPKAQEPINSSSEEESVEDTSVYDAISQVAELEEKVYSELKRAGELVNAMDQISYNIEAGLPDLMDHSRKLLNTVLALQSAVDQERMARLNH, encoded by the exons ATGGAGAGTAACCTGTCCAGACTTGTTGGACTTTCTGTACAGATAAGTCGCAGTGATG GTCGTGTGCATTTGGCCACGGTGAAATCCGTTGATACCGTCAAGTCCACGGTTATGGCGGAGTGGTATGAGAGGAAAATTTGCCGAGGGAAGGAG GTTGAAGTGAGTGAGTTATGTACCCTCAATCCAGAGCTCTTGGGCCTTATAAACGCTGTCACCAACACAGCTACTGGCCAGCCCACACCTGCTGCAGACAAG AAATATGAGGGGCGACTGCGTTCATCCAGAATTCCTGGCCCTATCTCGT TTGCCACTCGGTCTCAGGTCCGGCAGACCTGCTTGTTCCAGGTCCCAGCACCTGTTTCAGTACCAGTCCCGACCACAGAGTCCACGATGGCAAACTCTGAGGCAGCCCAGCCTGATCTCCCCCCATCAACAGTCCTCACAAAATCTG cCATTCCTAATCAGCAACGCAGAAAGAATGATTCTAAACTGGCACCATTGTTGCCGATAGTCCGTGACGGCGTAAAAGAAAATGATGAACCTGAGAGATTGCCTTCATCTGCAAACAAAG GCAGAAGAAAATCTGTGGCTCCTCAGGAAATCAACAAAGGCAACAAAAGGCTGTCTTGTCTTGTAAAGCCCCCTGATATGCAGACCAAGAAGGGAAAG TTTGGAGAGGCTTCTCGGCCAAACCAGAAGTTTTATGAAATGATTCAGGACTTCAGAGAGACCTTGGAAATTACTCCTGTGTCAGCTAGTGACCTG ATTGAGCCCCAcaggatttgtgtgtgtgttcggaAGCGGCCACTCAACAAGCAAG AGGTCATTAAGAAGGAGATCGATGTGGTGACTGTACCTGGCAAAGGTGCATTACTTGTCCATGAACCCAAACACAAGGTGGACCTCACCAAGTATTTGGACAACCAAGTCTTCCACTTTGACTACTCATTTGATGAGACTGCCACCAATGACCTGGTTTACAA gttCACAGCCAGGCCATTGGTGCAGTCCATTTTTGAAGGTGGGATGGCCACATGCTTTGCCTATGGCCAGACTGGAAGTGGTAAGACTCAT ACAATGGGAGGTGATTTCACAGGGAGGCATCAGAACAGCGCTAAAGGCATCTATGCCTTAGCAG CCCAGGATGTTTTCACCTACCTCAACCATCGGAAGTATGCTCATCTGGAGCTGTGTGCGTATGTCAGCTTCTTTGAGATTTACAATGGCAAG GTATATGACCTGCTGAATAAGAAAGCCAAGCTCCGTGTTTTGGAGGATGACCGACAGCAGGTCCAGGTGGTGGGCCTGGAGGAGGTCTACGTGTCGACGGCAGAAGATGTCATCAAGATGATAGAGATGGGTAGTGCATGCAG GACatcaggtcagacctcggcaaaCGCCAACTCCTCTCGCTCTCATGCAATCCTCCAGATTGTGCTGCGGCGCAACGACCGCACAGCCATGCTGCACGGCAAATTTTCGTTGGTCGATTTGGCCGGCAATGAGCGCGGCACAGATGTCAGCAGCAATGACCGCAGCACTTTGGTTGAAACGGCCGAGATAAACCGCAGCCTCCTGGCTCTGAAG GAGTGTATCCGTTCACTGGGAATGAACAGTGATCACATTCCTTTCCGGATGAGCACTTTGACCAAAGTTCTCAGGGATTCCTTCATTGGAGAGAAGTCCAGGACCTGCATG ATTGCTATGGTGTCTCCGGGCATGTCATCATGTGAATATACAATGAACACACTACGTTATGCTGACAG AGTGAAGGAGCTGAATGGCCATTCCAAGGGGAGCAGAGCCCCAAAGGCACAAGAGCCAATAAATAGCTCGTCAGAGGAG GAATCTGTTGAGGATACCAGTGTCTACGATGCCATATCTCAGGTGGCTGAACTGGAGGAAAAAGTGTATTCAGAGCTCAAG AGGGCTGGTGAGCTTGTAAATGCAATGGACCAAATCTCGTACAACATCGAGGCCGGGCTTCCTGACCTGATGGATCATTCCCGGAAGTTGCTGA ACACAGTCCTGGCTTTGCAGTCTGCTGTGGATCAGGAGCGAATGGCGAGACTGAACCACTGA
- the kif2c gene encoding kinesin-like protein KIF2C isoform X1 — protein sequence MESNLSRLVGLSVQISRSDGRVHLATVKSVDTVKSTVMAEWYERKICRGKEVEVSELCTLNPELLGLINAVTNTATGQPTPAADKKYEGRLRSSRIPGPISCKCIKWTTGLRVCYVHFHLLMYCFPPKATIPSTAAAKAEESVATRSQVRQTCLFQVPAPVSVPVPTTESTMANSEAAQPDLPPSTVLTKSAIPNQQRRKNDSKLAPLLPIVRDGVKENDEPERLPSSANKGRRKSVAPQEINKGNKRLSCLVKPPDMQTKKGKFGEASRPNQKFYEMIQDFRETLEITPVSASDLIEPHRICVCVRKRPLNKQEVIKKEIDVVTVPGKGALLVHEPKHKVDLTKYLDNQVFHFDYSFDETATNDLVYKFTARPLVQSIFEGGMATCFAYGQTGSGKTHTMGGDFTGRHQNSAKGIYALAAQDVFTYLNHRKYAHLELCAYVSFFEIYNGKVYDLLNKKAKLRVLEDDRQQVQVVGLEEVYVSTAEDVIKMIEMGSACRTSGQTSANANSSRSHAILQIVLRRNDRTAMLHGKFSLVDLAGNERGTDVSSNDRSTLVETAEINRSLLALKECIRSLGMNSDHIPFRMSTLTKVLRDSFIGEKSRTCMIAMVSPGMSSCEYTMNTLRYADRVKELNGHSKGSRAPKAQEPINSSSEEESVEDTSVYDAISQVAELEEKVYSELKRAGELVNAMDQISYNIEAGLPDLMDHSRKLLNTVLALQSAVDQERMARLNH from the exons ATGGAGAGTAACCTGTCCAGACTTGTTGGACTTTCTGTACAGATAAGTCGCAGTGATG GTCGTGTGCATTTGGCCACGGTGAAATCCGTTGATACCGTCAAGTCCACGGTTATGGCGGAGTGGTATGAGAGGAAAATTTGCCGAGGGAAGGAG GTTGAAGTGAGTGAGTTATGTACCCTCAATCCAGAGCTCTTGGGCCTTATAAACGCTGTCACCAACACAGCTACTGGCCAGCCCACACCTGCTGCAGACAAG AAATATGAGGGGCGACTGCGTTCATCCAGAATTCCTGGCCCTATCTCGTGTAAGTGTATAAAGTGGACTACTGGTCTTAGAGTTTGCTATGTTCATTTTCATCTCCTAATGTATTGTTTCCCTCCAAAAGCCACTATTCCATCTACAGCAGCCGCCAAGGCTGAAGAGTCAG TTGCCACTCGGTCTCAGGTCCGGCAGACCTGCTTGTTCCAGGTCCCAGCACCTGTTTCAGTACCAGTCCCGACCACAGAGTCCACGATGGCAAACTCTGAGGCAGCCCAGCCTGATCTCCCCCCATCAACAGTCCTCACAAAATCTG cCATTCCTAATCAGCAACGCAGAAAGAATGATTCTAAACTGGCACCATTGTTGCCGATAGTCCGTGACGGCGTAAAAGAAAATGATGAACCTGAGAGATTGCCTTCATCTGCAAACAAAG GCAGAAGAAAATCTGTGGCTCCTCAGGAAATCAACAAAGGCAACAAAAGGCTGTCTTGTCTTGTAAAGCCCCCTGATATGCAGACCAAGAAGGGAAAG TTTGGAGAGGCTTCTCGGCCAAACCAGAAGTTTTATGAAATGATTCAGGACTTCAGAGAGACCTTGGAAATTACTCCTGTGTCAGCTAGTGACCTG ATTGAGCCCCAcaggatttgtgtgtgtgttcggaAGCGGCCACTCAACAAGCAAG AGGTCATTAAGAAGGAGATCGATGTGGTGACTGTACCTGGCAAAGGTGCATTACTTGTCCATGAACCCAAACACAAGGTGGACCTCACCAAGTATTTGGACAACCAAGTCTTCCACTTTGACTACTCATTTGATGAGACTGCCACCAATGACCTGGTTTACAA gttCACAGCCAGGCCATTGGTGCAGTCCATTTTTGAAGGTGGGATGGCCACATGCTTTGCCTATGGCCAGACTGGAAGTGGTAAGACTCAT ACAATGGGAGGTGATTTCACAGGGAGGCATCAGAACAGCGCTAAAGGCATCTATGCCTTAGCAG CCCAGGATGTTTTCACCTACCTCAACCATCGGAAGTATGCTCATCTGGAGCTGTGTGCGTATGTCAGCTTCTTTGAGATTTACAATGGCAAG GTATATGACCTGCTGAATAAGAAAGCCAAGCTCCGTGTTTTGGAGGATGACCGACAGCAGGTCCAGGTGGTGGGCCTGGAGGAGGTCTACGTGTCGACGGCAGAAGATGTCATCAAGATGATAGAGATGGGTAGTGCATGCAG GACatcaggtcagacctcggcaaaCGCCAACTCCTCTCGCTCTCATGCAATCCTCCAGATTGTGCTGCGGCGCAACGACCGCACAGCCATGCTGCACGGCAAATTTTCGTTGGTCGATTTGGCCGGCAATGAGCGCGGCACAGATGTCAGCAGCAATGACCGCAGCACTTTGGTTGAAACGGCCGAGATAAACCGCAGCCTCCTGGCTCTGAAG GAGTGTATCCGTTCACTGGGAATGAACAGTGATCACATTCCTTTCCGGATGAGCACTTTGACCAAAGTTCTCAGGGATTCCTTCATTGGAGAGAAGTCCAGGACCTGCATG ATTGCTATGGTGTCTCCGGGCATGTCATCATGTGAATATACAATGAACACACTACGTTATGCTGACAG AGTGAAGGAGCTGAATGGCCATTCCAAGGGGAGCAGAGCCCCAAAGGCACAAGAGCCAATAAATAGCTCGTCAGAGGAG GAATCTGTTGAGGATACCAGTGTCTACGATGCCATATCTCAGGTGGCTGAACTGGAGGAAAAAGTGTATTCAGAGCTCAAG AGGGCTGGTGAGCTTGTAAATGCAATGGACCAAATCTCGTACAACATCGAGGCCGGGCTTCCTGACCTGATGGATCATTCCCGGAAGTTGCTGA ACACAGTCCTGGCTTTGCAGTCTGCTGTGGATCAGGAGCGAATGGCGAGACTGAACCACTGA